A genomic region of Miscanthus floridulus cultivar M001 chromosome 3, ASM1932011v1, whole genome shotgun sequence contains the following coding sequences:
- the LOC136546235 gene encoding CBL-interacting protein kinase 16-like yields the protein MARSGREGEERKLVLGKYELGRLLGQGTFAKVYYARDLSAAGAGGTGSSSSVAIKVIDKARLRRTEGMVEQLRREISIMRMVRHPNVVGIREVLASRSRVFVVMEYARGGELFAKVARARLTEDHARRYFQQLVAAVGFCHRRGVAHRDLKPENLLLDEDGRLKVTDFGLAALPEQLRHDGLLHTQCGTPAYVAPEVLRKRGYDGARADLWSCGVVLYVLLCGFLPFQHDNYVKMYQKIFKADYQVPPWVSGDARRLIARLLVVDPAKRASIAEIMCTPWFRKGFVPPVLSPPVTPPKKWLDEDHDAGGALFDTGDDDDNSSRNSAGTTTSPRSCNAFQLISSMSSGFDLSGLFENEQKAATVFTAHAPAAAVVEKLESVARALGFEITRGKGWKVRMEAKAEGTNGRLAVTAEVLEVAVDVAVVEFAHDAGDALDFNKFCAVDVRPGLAEIVWAWQGDSPPAPAAVVGTA from the coding sequence ATGGCGAGATCAGGGCGGGAAGGGGAGGAACGGAAGCTGGTGCTGGGCAAGTACGAGCTGGGCCGCCTGCTGGGGCAGGGCACCTTCGCCAAGGTCTACTACGCGCGGGACCTgagcgccgccggcgccggtggtacgggcagcagcagcagcgtggccatcaaggtgatcgACAAGGCGCGGCTGCGGCGCACGGAGGGGATGGTGGAGCAGCTGCGGCGGGAGATCTCCATCATGCGGATGGTGCGGCACCCCAACGTGGTGGGCATCCGGGAGGTGCTCGCCAGCCGCTCCCGCGTCTTCGTCGTCATGGAGTACGCGCGCGGCGGGGAGCTCTTCGCCAAGGTGGCCCGGGCCCGCCTCACCGAGGACCACGCACGCCGCTACTTCCAGCAGCTCGTGGCCGCCGTCGGCTTCTGCCACCGCCGCGGCGTCGCGCACCGGGACCTCAAGCCCGAGAACCTGCTGCTGGACGAGGACGGCCGGCTCAAGGTCACCGACTTCGGGCTCGCCGCGCTGCCCGAGCAGCTGCGCCACGACGGCCTGCTCCACACGCAGTGCGGCACACCCGCGTACGTCGCGCCCGAGGTGCTCAGGAAGCGCGGCTACGACGGCGCCCGCGCCGACCTCTGGTCCTGCGGCGTCGTGCTCTACGTTCTGCTCTGCGGCTTCCTCCCGTTCCAGCACGACAACTACGTCAAGATGTACCAGAAGATCTTCAAGGCCGACTACCAGGTGCCGCCCTGGGTCTCCGGCGACGCGCGACGCCTCATCGCGCGactgctcgtcgtcgaccccgCCAAGCGCGCCTCCATCGCGGAGATCATGTGCACGCCGTGGTTCAGGAAGGGCTTCGTGCCGCCAGTCCTTTCACCCCCGGTAACGCCCCCCAAGAAATGGCTGGACGAGGACCACGACGCCGGCGGCGCCCTCTTCGAcaccggcgacgacgacgacaacagcaGCAGAAACTCTGCTGGCACCACCACCTCGCCTCGGTCCTGCAACGCGTTCCAGCTCATCTCCTCCATGTCCTCCGGGTTCGACCTGTCGGGGCTGTTCGAGAACGAGCAGAAGGCCGCCACCGTGTTCACGGCCCACGCGCCGGCGGCCGCCGTGGTGGAGAAGCTGGAGTCCGTAGCACGCGCCCTGGGGTTCGAGATCACCAGGGGGAAGGGCTGGAAGGTGAGGATGGAGGCCAAGGCCGAGGGCACAAACGGGCGGCTAGCGGTCACCGCCGAGGTGCTCGAGGTGGCCGTGGACGTGGCCGTTGTCGAGTTCGCGCACGACGCCGGGGACGCGCTGGACTTCAACAAGTTCTGCGCTGTGGACGTCCGCCCGGGGCTCGCGGAAATCGTCTGGGCGTGGCAGGGCGACAGcccgcccgcgccggccgccgtcgTCGGAACCGCGTGA